ACATTGGTGTTCGTGGTCGCGGCGTTCCTGCTCTGCCTGCCGCATCTGTTGGCGCGGCCGCATGTGCTGGCGTTTCCGATCCTGGTCGCCTGGATCGCCGGACTTGTCGATGCGGCCGATCGCAGGGCTGCGCCGCCATGGCAGCTGGTGCCGTTGATCGCGCTGTGGGCCAATCTGCATGGCGGATTTGTGTTCGGCCTGTTCTTCATCGCGCCCGCCGCGCTCGACGCGCTGGTGAATGCCGATCGCTCGGCCCGCTCCGGCCTGGCGCTGCGCTGGGCCGGGTTTGCGGCGCTCGCGCTGGCGGCGAGCTGCTGCACGCCCTATGGCTGGAATGCGCTGCTGGCGTCGCAGAAGATCCTCTCGCTGGGCCAGGCGCTGCCGCTGATCGTGGAATGGAAGGCGACCGATTTCCAGGGGCTCGGTCCGTTCGAGATCTGCCTGCTGATCGCCATCGGGGTCGCGCTGTTCCATGGTCTCAGGCTGCCTCCGGTGCGGATCCTGATGCTGCTCGGCCTGCTGCACATGGCGCTGGCGCAGGCGCGCGCGGCGGAGATCCTGGCGTTGGTCGGCCCGCTGGTGATCGCCGCACCGCTGGCGCGGCAGGCGGGCGCGTTGCCCGTGCTGCCGCAGGGGCGCGCGTCGGGAGCGGCGCTGACGGCGGCAGTGATGCTCGCGCTCGGCGCCGGCACGGTCGCCTCGGCTTCGATCCTGAACTACACGCCAAACATGCGCGGCACCCCGGTCGCGGCCGTGACCGAGCTGAAGAAGCTCAACCTCACGCGGGTTCTCAATGACTATGATTTCGGCGGCTACCTGATCTCAGCCGGTGTCGCGCCGTTCATCGACGGCCGCACCGAGCTCTACGGCGAAAAGTTCTTCGTCGATCACAACGCCGCGTCCGGCCTGATGGAGCCGGACAATCTGTTCCGCCTGCTCAAGGACTACGACATCGAGGCGACCCTGCTGCGGACGCAGAGTGCTGCGACCAAGCTGCTCGATCACGTCGACGGCTGGCAGAAGGTTTATGCCGACGACATCGCCACCATCCATCTGCGCAAGGCGGGTGCCCGTCATGTCGCGGAACCGGCGGTCTCTTCCGGCGGCAATTGAATCAAACGTGTTGATCCCATCTCCGTGAGGTCGGATGTCGCGCGGCATCCCGGCGCGTGCAAAACAACCGCCGCGCGGCTAAGATCAGGGCCGTCAGTTCGACAGCATGCCTGACTCATTCAAGAAGACTGAACAGAGAGGGAGCGCGTCATGGCCGTGAAGGCAGCCGACGATCATTCACCCAGCACCGACCATTCATTCGATATCGACGCGATGCCATCCACGGTTCGCGTCGTGGATCTGCCGCGCAACAATCCCTGCGCCCAATGTGGCGAGGCGATCGCATTGCCGTCCTGGGTCGAAAAGGATGGCCGCCGCACCGCCTATCTCTGGCACTGCCGCCTCTGCGACTACCGCTACGAAACCATCGCCTTCTATGCCGAGTCCGTCGACGAGAACGGCGCGATGGCAGCGTAGGTGGGTTGGACTGATCGCTGCCAGCCGTTGCAGCGCTGACGGTCGACTCCCTCTCCCTGTTCTTACGGGGGCGCGACGAGCTTCGCTCGCGCTGAGAGGGGGGGAGGGGCAGACGCACGGGAAGCGCCGATGGGGAGATCTGTACCCCCTCACCCGGATTGCATCTGACGATGCAATCCGACCTCACCCCGCAGGCGGGGGAGAGATGAAACCGAGCTAGCAGCAATAGGCTTACACCAGCTCCAGCCAATGTAGACCTGTTAGTCGGCTCCCGTGCTAGGCGCGGCGGTGCGGCTTGGCGATGTGAGCGACGTCACCCGGATCCCCCGAACGTCACAAAGTGACACTGCCGCGGCGCACTGAGGCTGCTTGTCGCGCAGCATGACGAAATCGTGGTTCCCGCGGAACGCCGACTGTCCATTGCCGTTCTCTCGTCACCATCCACCTAGAGGAGACACCACATGATGATGAAGACTGTTGCGGCCGGCCTCGCCGGTTCCCTGCTGCTCGCGACCGCCGCCTTTGCTGCGGAGAGCACCACCACCACAACCAACACCACGATCAAGAGCGACACCACCGTCGCGTCCTATCAGGGCGACTGGCGCAGCTCCAAGCTCGTCGGCGTGAAGGTCTACAACAACAACAACGAGAATGTCGGCTCGATCGACGATCTGCTGATCGACAAGAGCGGCGCAGTCAAGGGCGTCGTGATCGGCGTCGGCGGCTTCCTCGGCATGGGTGAGCACCTCGTCGCTGTCTCGTTCGATCAGGTCAAGTTCTCGGACCAGCCGGTTCAGGCCAACACCGCCTCCAACGCTCCGGCCTCGGGCAAGGCGACCACGCCGCCGGCC
This region of Bradyrhizobium sp. SZCCHNS1050 genomic DNA includes:
- a CDS encoding PRC-barrel domain-containing protein → MMMKTVAAGLAGSLLLATAAFAAESTTTTTNTTIKSDTTVASYQGDWRSSKLVGVKVYNNNNENVGSIDDLLIDKSGAVKGVVIGVGGFLGMGEHLVAVSFDQVKFSDQPVQANTASNAPASGKATTPPATTTGAATGTSSSSSMSSSKNRWYPDHAMINATKDQLKSMPEFKYSE